The proteins below are encoded in one region of Paralysiella testudinis:
- a CDS encoding tetratricopeptide repeat protein: MLHWAYRITPVAMALMLLPAAAQANEAASGAQLPAIETKLQHAKTQVLRQDNSERQQRVAIAERANNVFSLLASEMVLNQGQAGSALATYMVMLERTRDPEVAERGMEIALNADAVAQAEAILTRWQQLEPTPSAAQKRMVWEMALARGDVAAVAAGLDGVLADASDYKTRRIFLQMAQMSLRHPELAADAAAPIHTAAQNHADMPEAMIADAIFSAQSNRNQDAVSALQKLAELDGDVRPATLLTLKLINQYRPQVLVSFFKQTDINALSPMWQSLYVDTLISSKQWPQAYAWLQKLLNQSPDADLYLQAAVLSVNQRAPTADTLGYLDKAYAIGTQAQKSRAAFLAATRLMDDKQTAPARAWAEKITAADMAFDKQLLLASIAAEDKNWAAAHRHVDAAAAISPQTGLLYDGGDLWRLRLFVIGQYQTPAQKLASYNRLLTQAEKAAASPERTERIAEVLYERGVVYADDLNQPQRAVVDLRRFVAMKPDSAAGLNALGYTMLSLPKSEWAEAMRLIEEAYQLDSQSAAINDSLGWAYFLKGDAEAALPHLQFAYDQTPDAEVGAHLGEVLWTLGQHEKARLVWRTALQQEPQHRVLRDTLRRLGVANP, translated from the coding sequence ATGTTGCATTGGGCTTATCGAATCACCCCCGTGGCCATGGCCTTGATGTTGTTGCCCGCTGCCGCGCAGGCCAATGAAGCGGCCAGCGGCGCACAGCTGCCCGCCATCGAAACCAAATTACAGCACGCCAAAACCCAGGTGCTGCGTCAGGACAACAGCGAGCGGCAGCAGCGCGTGGCCATTGCCGAGCGTGCCAATAATGTGTTTAGCTTGCTGGCCAGCGAAATGGTGCTGAATCAAGGCCAAGCGGGCAGCGCCTTGGCCACGTATATGGTGATGTTGGAGCGCACGCGTGACCCGGAAGTGGCCGAGCGCGGTATGGAGATTGCACTCAATGCGGATGCCGTAGCGCAAGCAGAGGCCATTTTAACGCGCTGGCAGCAGCTGGAGCCCACGCCTTCGGCGGCACAAAAGCGCATGGTGTGGGAAATGGCCTTGGCGCGGGGCGATGTTGCGGCGGTGGCGGCCGGGTTGGATGGGGTGCTGGCCGATGCTTCCGACTACAAAACACGGCGTATTTTCCTGCAAATGGCACAAATGAGCCTGCGCCATCCTGAGCTGGCGGCCGATGCGGCTGCACCGATACACACAGCGGCGCAAAACCATGCCGATATGCCCGAGGCAATGATTGCCGATGCCATTTTTTCGGCACAAAGCAACCGCAACCAAGATGCGGTGAGCGCCTTGCAAAAACTGGCCGAGCTGGATGGCGATGTGCGCCCGGCCACCTTGCTAACGCTGAAGCTGATTAACCAATACCGCCCGCAGGTATTGGTGTCGTTCTTTAAGCAAACCGACATCAACGCCTTGTCGCCGATGTGGCAAAGCCTGTATGTGGATACCTTAATCAGCAGCAAACAATGGCCGCAAGCCTATGCCTGGCTGCAAAAACTGCTCAACCAAAGCCCGGATGCCGATTTGTATCTGCAAGCGGCTGTATTGTCGGTAAACCAACGTGCACCCACTGCCGACACCTTGGGCTATTTGGACAAAGCCTATGCCATCGGCACGCAGGCGCAAAAAAGCCGCGCTGCTTTTCTGGCCGCCACCCGTTTAATGGACGACAAACAAACCGCTCCGGCCAGAGCGTGGGCAGAAAAAATCACCGCTGCCGATATGGCGTTTGACAAGCAATTATTGCTGGCATCCATTGCAGCGGAAGACAAAAACTGGGCCGCAGCGCACCGCCATGTGGATGCGGCAGCGGCCATCAGCCCGCAAACCGGCCTACTTTATGACGGCGGCGATTTATGGCGTTTGCGTCTGTTTGTGATTGGCCAATACCAAACGCCGGCGCAAAAACTGGCCAGCTACAACCGCTTGTTGACACAGGCCGAAAAAGCCGCCGCCAGCCCCGAGCGCACAGAACGCATTGCCGAGGTATTGTATGAGCGCGGCGTGGTGTATGCCGACGACTTAAACCAGCCGCAACGGGCGGTAGTCGATTTGCGCCGCTTTGTGGCCATGAAGCCGGACAGCGCTGCCGGTTTGAACGCCTTGGGCTACACCATGTTATCGCTGCCCAAAAGCGAATGGGCAGAAGCCATGCGCCTGATTGAAGAAGCCTACCAGCTCGACAGCCAGTCGGCCGCCATCAACGACAGCCTGGGCTGGGCTTATTTCTTAAAGGGCGATGCCGAAGCGGCACTGCCGCATTTGCAGTTTGCCTACGACCAAACTCCCGATGCCGAAGTGGGCGCCCATTTAGGCGAAGTTTTGTGGACATTGGGGCAGCACGAAAAAGCGCGGCTGGTGTGGCGCACTGCCTTGCAGCAAGAGCCGCAACACCGCGTGCTGCGCGATACCTTGCGCCGCTTGGGTGTGGCTAATCCTTAA
- a CDS encoding DMP19 family protein produces the protein MSVEQLYALAAEYLDFVAEQGEEAGMAKLGDAQHTLLAYCYLDSQVQEGGFVQLIAAGYGDYVFANPLADSLRRWGIKATPKVLDKARVLYAEHGGQIEALASDEVDMDDLRAQFAAFEELDGDYYDVADEDLAAAAAYVAAHQAEFALPV, from the coding sequence ATGAGCGTGGAACAACTGTATGCCTTGGCCGCCGAATACCTAGACTTTGTGGCCGAGCAAGGCGAAGAAGCGGGCATGGCCAAGCTTGGCGATGCGCAACACACGTTGCTGGCGTATTGCTATTTGGACAGCCAAGTGCAAGAGGGCGGCTTTGTGCAATTGATTGCCGCGGGCTATGGCGACTATGTGTTTGCCAATCCCTTAGCCGACAGCCTGCGCCGCTGGGGCATCAAAGCCACGCCCAAGGTGCTGGACAAAGCGCGTGTGCTGTATGCCGAGCACGGCGGCCAAATCGAAGCGCTGGCCAGTGATGAGGTTGATATGGATGACTTGCGTGCCCAATTCGCGGCTTTTGAAGAGCTGGACGGCGATTACTACGATGTGGCCGATGAGGATCTGGCCGCCGCCGCTGCCTATGTGGCCGCACATCAGGCAGAATTTGCCTTGCCGGTATAA
- a CDS encoding site-specific recombinase produces MIKPLNTRQRQQIRNLSAAALVNHLANHHTGFADMLAALVYWFRCGGADDAEMRIIALQNALRLNPGQCALIGEVLHHWLRQVHLYPGFVSVGLFSRQGFMREMGTRLYDRFNPPPQSAQDLRDVLKQAFDGRQDPAWLNRIAPAQWEILYRILSEHTGADAVRSSAAHFEHESLHAMEMLSIWVAAEELDGDLIRIDKRLLEIDSPFVALQREMTQLTHHAHARLGDADLAPYDDSHARVMIDQCRQQIARLKRRGTGAGAGSSMAVAHLLERLTQTVNRLEALLNIQTAANSAERSHHILRLAGHLIQAGANHQSIGSLWRSSVRMLSQSITQNTSDHGEHYITRNRREYWGMLRSAAGAGVIIALMALLKIRIGELGFSEGFTTLLVCLNYGLGFVLVHILHFTIATKQPAMTAASVAAEVQRNDKGRAQSARLAGLLLDVNRSQSIAVVGNVSVAIGVAMVLSLAVFYWQGQTMLSAETSAYLVHANQPLAGLALYYAAIAAVWLFCSGIIAGFFDNRADYLQLAQRIQDHPWLSKIMRPATRKRLGEYLHQNYGSLMGNFLFGVLLGLTGYIGHLTGLPLDIRHVAFASANLGYAAASTGMDIGSFLLNLLFVLMIGVVNLWVSFALALVVALRAREARLGNIGTLLAAVAAEVKARPLSLVFPPKNEVEATAAEEEIAK; encoded by the coding sequence ATGATCAAACCGCTGAACACCCGCCAACGCCAACAAATCCGCAACCTCAGCGCCGCCGCGCTGGTAAACCATCTGGCCAACCACCACACCGGCTTTGCTGACATGCTGGCCGCTTTGGTGTATTGGTTTCGCTGCGGCGGCGCCGACGATGCCGAGATGCGCATCATCGCCCTACAAAACGCCTTGCGGCTCAACCCCGGCCAATGTGCGCTAATTGGCGAAGTATTACACCACTGGCTGCGCCAAGTGCATCTGTATCCGGGCTTTGTGAGTGTGGGGCTGTTTTCGCGCCAAGGCTTTATGCGTGAAATGGGCACCCGCCTATACGACCGCTTCAACCCGCCGCCGCAGTCGGCGCAAGATTTGCGCGACGTGCTCAAACAAGCATTTGATGGCCGCCAAGATCCGGCATGGCTGAACCGCATTGCTCCGGCGCAATGGGAAATACTCTACCGCATTTTGAGCGAACACACGGGTGCCGACGCCGTGCGCAGCTCTGCCGCCCATTTCGAGCATGAATCACTGCATGCAATGGAAATGCTGTCGATCTGGGTGGCCGCCGAAGAGCTCGACGGCGACCTGATCCGCATTGACAAACGCCTGCTGGAAATCGACTCGCCTTTTGTGGCCTTACAGCGGGAAATGACCCAGCTCACGCATCACGCCCACGCCCGTTTGGGCGATGCCGACTTAGCGCCCTACGACGACAGCCACGCCCGCGTGATGATAGACCAATGCCGCCAGCAAATTGCGCGCTTAAAGCGGCGCGGCACCGGCGCAGGCGCGGGCTCATCCATGGCGGTGGCGCATTTGCTGGAGCGGCTCACCCAAACGGTTAACCGGCTCGAAGCCCTGCTCAATATCCAAACCGCCGCCAACAGCGCCGAGCGCAGCCACCATATCTTGCGCCTGGCTGGGCATTTGATTCAGGCCGGTGCCAACCATCAAAGCATCGGCTCTTTGTGGCGCAGCAGTGTGCGCATGTTGTCGCAAAGCATCACCCAAAACACCAGCGACCACGGCGAGCATTACATCACTCGCAACCGCCGCGAATACTGGGGCATGTTGCGCTCCGCCGCCGGTGCCGGGGTGATTATTGCCCTAATGGCCTTGCTGAAAATCCGCATTGGCGAGCTGGGTTTCAGTGAAGGCTTTACCACCTTATTGGTGTGTCTGAATTATGGGCTCGGCTTTGTATTGGTGCACATCCTTCATTTCACCATCGCCACCAAGCAGCCCGCCATGACCGCCGCCAGTGTGGCGGCCGAAGTACAGCGCAACGACAAAGGGCGCGCACAATCGGCCAGGCTTGCCGGGCTGCTACTGGATGTGAACCGCTCGCAAAGTATTGCCGTGGTGGGTAATGTGAGCGTGGCGATTGGGGTGGCCATGGTGTTGAGCTTGGCGGTGTTTTATTGGCAAGGCCAAACCATGTTAAGCGCAGAAACGTCGGCCTACTTGGTGCACGCCAACCAGCCGCTGGCCGGGCTGGCATTGTATTACGCCGCCATCGCCGCCGTGTGGCTGTTTTGCTCGGGCATTATTGCCGGCTTTTTCGACAACCGCGCCGACTATTTGCAACTGGCACAACGGATTCAAGATCATCCTTGGCTGAGCAAAATCATGCGCCCGGCCACCCGCAAACGCTTGGGCGAATATCTGCATCAAAATTACGGCTCATTGATGGGTAATTTCCTGTTCGGCGTGCTGCTGGGGCTTACCGGCTATATCGGCCACCTCACCGGCCTACCGCTAGACATCCGCCATGTGGCGTTTGCCTCCGCCAATTTGGGCTATGCTGCCGCCAGCACCGGCATGGACATCGGCTCGTTTTTACTGAATTTGCTGTTTGTACTGATGATTGGCGTGGTAAACCTGTGGGTGAGCTTTGCGCTGGCATTGGTGGTGGCACTGCGCGCACGCGAAGCCCGGCTGGGCAATATCGGCACCCTGCTCGCTGCCGTGGCCGCCGAAGTCAAAGCCCGCCCCTTAAGTTTGGTGTTTCCGCCGAAAAATGAAGTTGAGGCAACAGCGGCTGAGGAGGAAATAGCGAAATAG
- the pyrF gene encoding orotidine-5'-phosphate decarboxylase has translation MNPLILDGSLPVQRTPVIVALDFASADETLNFVRRLDPTLCQLKIGKELFTASGRRLAESLIQQGFKLFLDLKYHDIPHTVAAACKVAAEMGVWMVDMHSLGGRRMMEAAVAALAPLSHKPLLIGVTVLTSMEQADLAEIGLELPVAELVLSWAQLAQSSGLDGVVCSAQEAALLRRHLGADFVLVTPGIRPNVATNNDDQRRIMTPQAALAAGSSYLVMGRPITGADDPVALLRQINAEANV, from the coding sequence ATGAATCCTTTAATCCTTGATGGCAGCTTGCCGGTACAACGCACGCCGGTGATTGTGGCGCTTGATTTTGCCAGTGCCGATGAAACGCTGAATTTTGTGCGCAGGCTCGATCCCACACTGTGCCAGCTTAAAATCGGCAAAGAATTGTTTACCGCCAGCGGTCGCCGTTTGGCTGAAAGCCTGATTCAGCAAGGCTTTAAATTGTTTTTGGATTTGAAATACCACGATATTCCGCACACCGTGGCGGCGGCCTGCAAAGTGGCTGCCGAAATGGGCGTGTGGATGGTGGACATGCACAGCTTGGGCGGGCGGCGCATGATGGAAGCCGCCGTGGCCGCGCTGGCACCTTTATCGCACAAGCCTTTGCTGATTGGCGTTACCGTGCTCACCAGCATGGAGCAGGCCGACTTGGCCGAAATCGGCCTTGAATTGCCGGTGGCCGAGCTGGTGCTGAGTTGGGCGCAGCTGGCGCAATCTTCCGGCCTGGATGGCGTGGTGTGCTCGGCACAAGAAGCGGCGCTGTTGCGCCGGCATTTGGGCGCGGATTTTGTGTTGGTGACCCCCGGCATCCGCCCCAATGTGGCCACTAATAACGACGATCAGCGCCGCATCATGACTCCGCAAGCGGCATTGGCCGCCGGCAGCAGCTATTTGGTGATGGGGCGCCCGATTACCGGAGCAGACGATCCGGTGGCGCTGTTGCGGCAAATCAATGCCGAAGCCAATGTTTAA
- the mutM gene encoding bifunctional DNA-formamidopyrimidine glycosylase/DNA-(apurinic or apyrimidinic site) lyase: protein MPELPEVETTRAGIAPHICGKAFVRTHIRQPKLRWPVNPDLAAVLNGQTVMAVSRRAKYLLIHTGAGYLIIHLGMSGSLRIYEPGQHPPPQKHDHADFEFADGTLLRFHDPRRFGAILWFAGALEHHPLLQHLGPEPLSADFDAAYLQHTLAKQKRAIKLALMDNAVVVGVGNIYANEALFQAAIAPTRAANSLQAHEYTALVAAIKDVLQRALAAGGSTLRDFVNSEGRSGYFQQQYAVYGRQNENCPHCGGLIYKITQGQRSSFYCPQCQH, encoded by the coding sequence ATGCCCGAATTGCCCGAAGTTGAAACCACCCGCGCCGGTATTGCCCCGCACATCTGCGGCAAAGCCTTTGTGCGCACCCACATCCGTCAGCCGAAGTTACGCTGGCCGGTAAACCCCGACTTAGCGGCAGTGTTAAACGGCCAAACTGTGATGGCAGTGAGCCGACGTGCCAAATATCTGCTGATTCACACCGGTGCCGGTTATCTGATTATCCATCTGGGCATGTCCGGCAGTCTGCGTATTTACGAGCCCGGCCAACATCCGCCGCCGCAAAAACACGACCACGCCGACTTTGAATTTGCCGACGGCACCTTGCTGCGCTTTCACGACCCGCGCCGTTTTGGCGCTATTTTGTGGTTTGCCGGTGCACTGGAACACCATCCGCTGCTGCAACACTTGGGGCCGGAGCCTTTAAGTGCCGACTTCGATGCCGCTTATTTGCAGCACACCTTAGCCAAACAAAAACGCGCCATCAAACTGGCGTTGATGGACAATGCCGTGGTGGTGGGCGTGGGCAATATTTATGCCAACGAGGCGCTGTTTCAGGCAGCCATCGCCCCTACTCGCGCTGCCAACAGCCTGCAAGCACACGAATACACGGCGCTGGTGGCGGCCATTAAAGACGTTTTACAACGCGCCCTGGCCGCAGGCGGCAGCACCCTGCGCGACTTTGTAAACAGCGAAGGGCGCAGCGGCTATTTCCAGCAACAATATGCCGTGTATGGCCGCCAAAACGAAAACTGCCCGCACTGTGGCGGCCTGATTTACAAAATCACCCAAGGACAGCGCAGCAGTTTTTACTGCCCGCAATGCCAACATTAA
- the ribA gene encoding GTP cyclohydrolase II, with protein MINNTHTDNPLRFVAACRLPTEWGEFTMHGFEELRSGQEHVALSMGIINDGAPVLARVHSECLTGDALFSQRCDCGPQLQAAMQAVQAKGRGVIVYLRQEGRGIGLINKIRAYQLQDQGLDTVEANVALGLPVDARDFVLAKHILDYLQVASVHLMTNNPQKVATLNRVGIDVVERVPLEVGQNSENAHYLSTKAQKLGHILG; from the coding sequence ATGATCAATAACACCCACACCGACAACCCCTTGCGTTTTGTGGCTGCCTGCCGCCTGCCCACCGAATGGGGCGAATTCACCATGCACGGCTTTGAAGAGCTGCGCAGCGGCCAAGAGCACGTGGCGCTGAGCATGGGCATCATCAACGACGGCGCGCCGGTATTGGCACGCGTGCATTCCGAATGCCTCACCGGCGATGCGCTGTTTTCACAACGCTGCGACTGCGGCCCGCAACTACAAGCGGCCATGCAGGCGGTGCAAGCCAAAGGCCGCGGCGTGATTGTGTACCTGCGCCAAGAAGGCCGCGGCATCGGCCTGATTAACAAAATCCGTGCCTACCAATTGCAAGATCAAGGCTTGGACACCGTAGAAGCCAATGTGGCATTGGGCTTGCCGGTGGATGCACGCGATTTTGTGTTGGCCAAACACATTTTGGATTATTTACAGGTAGCCTCGGTGCATTTGATGACCAACAACCCGCAAAAAGTGGCCACACTCAATCGTGTGGGCATTGACGTGGTCGAACGGGTGCCGCTGGAAGTGGGGCAAAACAGTGAAAATGCGCATTACTTAAGTACCAAGGCGCAGAAGTTGGGGCATATATTGGGCTGA
- a CDS encoding LapA family protein: MKIVYALIKILILLAFVLLAVSNTQSTAFHYLPGQEISLPLIVLLLGFFVVGAIFGVLAMLGRLLALRNEVNRLRREIRKNGRGAELAATPPATTMAIPNQKG; this comes from the coding sequence ATGAAAATCGTTTATGCCTTGATTAAAATTTTGATTTTGCTGGCGTTTGTGCTGCTGGCGGTCAGCAATACCCAGAGCACGGCGTTTCATTACTTACCGGGGCAGGAAATCAGCCTGCCGTTGATTGTGCTGCTGCTGGGCTTTTTTGTGGTGGGCGCCATCTTCGGCGTGCTGGCGATGCTGGGGCGTTTGCTGGCCTTGCGCAACGAGGTGAACCGCCTGCGCCGCGAAATCCGCAAAAATGGTCGTGGTGCCGAGTTGGCAGCTACACCACCCGCCACCACAATGGCCATACCCAATCAAAAAGGCTGA
- a CDS encoding lysophospholipid acyltransferase family protein, giving the protein MNAQKHTPFLLALYRLWRLLWWLAGACWRVFRFGRLSSKQRDAAMMGIAERLLKILHIRLNVSCHAQCPANPPVLAVANHVSWLDIFVLMALYPSGFIAKQSIRHWPVVGTLAAHVGTVFINRHSRTDAGNVNQTIARTLAAGQSVTFFPEARTSDGLNVLPFKAALFQAAIDTDTPVQAMALRYLNPHGQRSTAVAWVGDTPFFASLWRIARQPHITAQVDFALLMGSGYTDCADRYQLKDAAEQFIRHKVNGDG; this is encoded by the coding sequence ATGAATGCTCAAAAACACACCCCGTTTCTGCTTGCGCTATACCGCCTGTGGCGGCTGTTGTGGTGGCTGGCCGGTGCCTGCTGGCGCGTATTTCGTTTTGGCCGCCTCAGCTCCAAACAGCGCGATGCGGCCATGATGGGCATTGCCGAACGGCTATTGAAAATTTTACACATTCGCTTGAATGTGAGCTGCCACGCCCAATGCCCGGCCAACCCGCCGGTGTTGGCGGTGGCCAACCACGTTTCGTGGCTGGATATTTTTGTGTTGATGGCACTGTATCCGAGTGGCTTTATTGCCAAGCAATCCATCCGCCACTGGCCGGTGGTGGGCACCTTGGCCGCGCATGTGGGCACTGTGTTTATCAACCGCCACTCGCGCACCGATGCGGGCAATGTCAACCAAACCATTGCCCGCACCTTGGCGGCCGGGCAAAGCGTAACCTTCTTTCCCGAAGCGCGCACCTCCGACGGCTTAAACGTATTGCCGTTTAAAGCCGCACTGTTTCAAGCCGCCATCGACACCGACACCCCGGTACAGGCCATGGCCTTACGCTATCTAAACCCACACGGCCAGCGCAGCACCGCCGTCGCTTGGGTGGGCGACACGCCGTTTTTTGCTTCCTTGTGGCGCATCGCACGCCAGCCGCACATCACCGCCCAAGTAGACTTCGCCTTACTGATGGGCAGCGGCTATACCGACTGCGCCGACCGCTATCAGCTCAAAGATGCCGCCGAGCAGTTTATCCGCCATAAAGTGAATGGTGATGGCTAG
- a CDS encoding DUF6630 family protein produces the protein MKYIIIFGLLAVFLLLLFKRRRPLPAVQALPPQRHTAAADDAAAFRHWLAVLYRDQPQDVEAVYQGVAAQLAAEGETDWQPDNIIHFGTGGLLDAQHAFLVDWKDGDSFIDWVAEMAARFGFQPVWTAQNQDEDLPETLMQAAYPQFLAHGAVLYNTATGGDYYCLAIVPQADSADFEAASQQWGLAVRRADQPY, from the coding sequence ATGAAATACATCATCATTTTTGGCTTATTGGCCGTGTTTTTACTGTTGCTGTTCAAGCGCCGCCGGCCATTGCCGGCTGTGCAAGCCCTTCCGCCGCAGCGGCATACGGCTGCTGCGGATGATGCCGCCGCATTTCGCCATTGGTTGGCGGTGCTGTATCGGGATCAGCCGCAAGATGTTGAGGCCGTGTATCAAGGCGTGGCGGCTCAATTGGCGGCAGAAGGGGAAACCGATTGGCAGCCGGACAACATCATTCATTTCGGCACCGGCGGGCTGTTGGATGCGCAACATGCTTTTTTGGTGGACTGGAAAGACGGCGATTCCTTTATCGATTGGGTAGCAGAGATGGCGGCACGTTTTGGTTTCCAGCCGGTATGGACGGCACAAAATCAAGATGAAGATTTGCCTGAAACGCTGATGCAAGCGGCTTATCCGCAGTTTTTGGCGCACGGCGCGGTGCTGTACAATACCGCAACCGGTGGCGATTATTATTGCCTTGCCATCGTGCCGCAGGCCGACAGTGCCGATTTTGAAGCCGCATCGCAACAATGGGGTTTGGCGGTGCGTAGGGCAGACCAGCCGTATTAG
- the lapB gene encoding lipopolysaccharide assembly protein LapB, translating to MDGNDFWLWLAPVALLPVFFAMGWFAARVDMRSVLAQAKSVPVGFYKSLDALVERNSGKAVRELAEVVDQQSDAKQSTYELHLTLGKLYRQRGENDKAVVLHQKLLDSPDTVGERRDAVLFELGQDYQAAGLVDRAEQIFIGLQNGVMAKPARQVLLHIYQQDRDWEKAIELAQTLSHGDQSYQFEIAQFYCERAQAALFQSRFDEATAYAHQALAVNRKCTRANLILGDAAQKQGQYQAAIDAYSAIEKQNHEYLSMAAERLYDAYDALGKPQEGLAVLQGYAQTFPQLDIINVIYEKSLLLYGEQAAAQTAAELVRAKPDLAGVYRLLGLQISDMDPTWRADADLMRSVVGRQMQKAVMYRCRHCHFKSQVFFWHCPACNKWETFTPNRIEV from the coding sequence ATGGACGGCAATGATTTTTGGCTGTGGCTGGCGCCGGTGGCTTTGCTGCCGGTGTTTTTCGCCATGGGCTGGTTTGCCGCACGGGTGGACATGCGCTCGGTATTGGCGCAGGCCAAATCGGTGCCGGTGGGCTTTTACAAAAGCTTGGATGCCTTGGTGGAGCGCAACAGCGGCAAGGCCGTGCGTGAATTGGCCGAGGTGGTGGATCAGCAAAGCGACGCCAAGCAAAGCACTTATGAGCTGCACCTAACCTTGGGCAAGCTCTACCGCCAGCGCGGCGAAAACGACAAAGCCGTTGTGCTGCATCAAAAACTGCTCGACTCCCCCGACACCGTGGGCGAGCGCCGCGATGCGGTGCTGTTTGAGCTGGGGCAGGATTATCAAGCCGCCGGCTTGGTGGACAGAGCCGAGCAGATTTTTATCGGCTTGCAAAATGGCGTGATGGCCAAACCGGCGCGGCAGGTGTTGTTGCACATCTATCAGCAAGACCGCGACTGGGAAAAAGCGATTGAATTGGCGCAAACGCTCAGCCACGGCGATCAGAGCTATCAATTTGAAATTGCCCAATTTTATTGCGAGCGGGCGCAGGCAGCCTTGTTTCAGTCGCGCTTTGACGAAGCCACGGCTTATGCCCATCAAGCCTTGGCGGTAAACCGCAAATGTACTCGTGCCAATTTGATTTTGGGCGATGCTGCGCAAAAGCAGGGGCAATATCAAGCCGCCATCGATGCCTACAGCGCGATTGAAAAACAAAACCACGAATACCTGAGCATGGCCGCCGAGCGCCTGTACGATGCCTACGACGCTTTGGGCAAGCCGCAAGAAGGCTTGGCGGTGTTGCAAGGCTATGCACAAACCTTTCCGCAGCTGGACATCATCAATGTGATTTACGAAAAATCGCTGCTGCTCTACGGCGAGCAAGCGGCGGCGCAAACCGCTGCCGAGCTGGTGCGGGCCAAGCCCGATTTGGCCGGGGTATACCGTTTGCTTGGTTTGCAAATCAGCGATATGGATCCCACTTGGCGAGCCGATGCCGACTTGATGCGCAGCGTGGTGGGGCGGCAAATGCAAAAAGCGGTGATGTACCGCTGCCGCCATTGCCATTTTAAATCGCAAGTGTTTTTCTGGCATTGCCCGGCGTGCAATAAGTGGGAAACGTTTACGCCCAACCGCATTGAAGTATAG
- a CDS encoding GAF domain-containing protein has protein sequence MIKAAIADYLDTQGLKLPADEVHMACLTAQTVINMAAAEIEHSLLWYGAENGIALADELPENPDNHALLRQLYLALDSLYSRCANTDAAVERAAIYLLLPANVPQHGGQLLRLVAQGQPLEALLPVDEAACWHHIASRSAETGWLNQVDDVAQWLALGELQGEQHRRSHSQLALPIYGQDGRVLGVVYAEAARPNAFDNDNLAQWVGLALALLPLLQQLHSQWQPPPQPSTEENHDQ, from the coding sequence ATGATTAAGGCGGCAATTGCAGATTATTTGGATACGCAGGGCTTAAAGTTGCCCGCAGACGAAGTGCACATGGCCTGTTTGACTGCACAAACGGTGATCAATATGGCTGCTGCCGAAATCGAGCACAGCCTTTTATGGTACGGTGCAGAAAACGGCATTGCTTTGGCCGATGAGCTGCCTGAAAACCCCGACAATCACGCATTGCTGCGGCAGCTGTATTTGGCGCTAGACTCGCTTTACAGCCGCTGCGCCAATACCGATGCCGCGGTTGAGCGGGCCGCCATTTACCTGTTGCTGCCTGCCAATGTGCCGCAACATGGCGGCCAATTATTGCGGCTGGTGGCGCAGGGGCAGCCGCTGGAGGCATTGTTGCCGGTTGACGAAGCGGCTTGTTGGCACCATATTGCCAGCCGCAGCGCCGAAACCGGCTGGCTCAATCAAGTAGACGATGTAGCGCAATGGCTGGCCTTGGGCGAATTGCAAGGCGAGCAGCACCGCCGCAGCCACAGCCAGCTGGCCTTGCCCATATATGGCCAAGATGGCCGTGTATTGGGCGTGGTGTATGCCGAAGCTGCCCGCCCCAATGCCTTTGATAACGACAATTTGGCGCAATGGGTGGGGCTGGCGCTGGCACTGCTGCCCTTATTGCAGCAATTGCATAGCCAATGGCAGCCGCCGCCACAACCCTCAACAGAAGAAAATCATGATCAATAA